GGGTCGCTGAGCAACTCCCGTTGTGTGTTCCAGGTGACGGCACATTGCCTTGAGAACACCCAGGGGGGGTACACCGTCGTTCATCGAACGGTGACAAGCTACGTTATCAGGAGTCGTCCTGGTCGCAGAGACATGGCAGCCGAAGGGCGGTAATGAGCGCGGCCGGCGAGATCAGCAGTTCCCCCGTTCGGCAGCAGAATGTCGTCCTTGCTTGGGCGTCCGGTGAGCCGGGTGATCGAGAACCGAGTGCCGGGGATGGCGTGTTTGCCGGCCGTATCGGAAGAGATCCCATAAGACGACGTCTTTCGTGTTGCGTGCCGCACGCCAGGGCATGAGTGATGAGGTCTTTGTGGTAATGGGAGGTTGATCTACTTCCCGCCCTTGTCGTTCACGCCCTTGACGCGCATTTTCACCGCGTAGAGTCCCTTGCCGGCCGTAATGAAGAGCGTCCTGCGGTGCTTCCCGCCGAAGCAGACGTTGGCCGACCATTCTTCCGGCACGTCGATGTGGTCGATTTGGTTGCCGGCCTTGTCGAAAACGGTCACGCCCTTGCCGGTCAGGTAAACGTTGCCTTCGCTGTCGATGGTCATGCCGTCCGAGCCCATTTGGCAGAACAATCGTTTGTTCGTCAGTGATCCGTCCGGGCGGATGTCATAAACGTACGTACGCTGGGCTCCCAGGTCGGAGACAAAGAGCGTTTTGCCGTCCGGGGTGCCGGTGATGCCATTGGGCGTCTTGAGATCGTCAATGACGCGGGTGAGTTGCCGCGGCGCGCCGGGCTTGTCCTCCTCGCGATGCGGTGCGAGGTAGTAGACGCCTTCCACTTCCTGCTCCTGCGGCCCGCGCTTCCACCAGTCTCGTTTGTACCACGGGTCGGTGAAATAGAGACCGCCATCGGGCCGCAGCCACACGTCGTTGGGCGCGTTGAGCAGCTTGCCCTTGTACTCCTTCACCAGCACGGTCACTTTCTTGTCCGGCGTGATCATCCAGAGTTCGTTCTTCTCGTCCGCGCAGGAATAGAGGTTTCCCTTTGTGTCGAACATCATGCCGTTGGATCGATTGCTCGGCTTCATGAACACAGAAAGCCTGCCGTCGACACTCCATCTCATGATGCGGTCATTGGGCTGGTCGGTGAAATAGACGTTGCCTTCGGCGTCACAGGTTGCCCCTTCGGTAAACTCAAACTCCCTCGATAGTCTTTCGACGCTCGCACCCGGCGCGGTCACGCCCCGCTGCCCAGCCGCCGCACATCCAGCCGCAAGCGAAACTGACAGGACAACTACTGACTGCCTGACTCGGTTCACGTTCTGTTCCCTCGCAGTGCACACGGAAGACGCGCAACGATCCGGCCCCCGGCCGTCATGTCGGGACGCATTCTTGCATGTGGGCCAGGCTTGTATCGCGTTTGTCACGATTTTTCTTCGGCCGGTTTCTCTCAACCGGCACACTTCGCCGCACGAGCAGTCCGCGACGAAGCAGGCCTCTTCGAGGCGGAGTTGCCCG
This window of the Phycisphaerae bacterium genome carries:
- a CDS encoding SMP-30/gluconolactonase/LRE family protein; its protein translation is MNRVRQSVVVLSVSLAAGCAAAGQRGVTAPGASVERLSREFEFTEGATCDAEGNVYFTDQPNDRIMRWSVDGRLSVFMKPSNRSNGMMFDTKGNLYSCADEKNELWMITPDKKVTVLVKEYKGKLLNAPNDVWLRPDGGLYFTDPWYKRDWWKRGPQEQEVEGVYYLAPHREEDKPGAPRQLTRVIDDLKTPNGITGTPDGKTLFVSDLGAQRTYVYDIRPDGSLTNKRLFCQMGSDGMTIDSEGNVYLTGKGVTVFDKAGNQIDHIDVPEEWSANVCFGGKHRRTLFITAGKGLYAVKMRVKGVNDKGGK